A stretch of the Syntrophorhabdales bacterium genome encodes the following:
- a CDS encoding DUF3300 domain-containing protein — MYRCLTVMTAIIMVTASIVAAPAQQLSQAPASVYNQSAPGPYAVPQPFSQEQLDQMLAPIALYPDELLAQVLMAATYPAEVVQAARWVQLNARLTGDQLAWALEEQPWDPSVKSLVNFPSVLQMMNDRLDWTQQLGDAFLAQEEQVMATVQQLRQRAWAQGYLANTSEQTVFVDPQTQQIVIQPVVPQIIYVPVYDPMVVYGPWWWPAYRPYYYHPRGVVIRGVFGFGLGIRIGVAWGYAWGGFDWHRHNVIINAEQNIRINNHIDINRYVTRATVEGRDRGTWKHDPVHRQGVAYRTPAVAEKYGRGPRPGADTRRDYRGFEQPRGSAAPQARLEPPHGAPAPQAQQPRVTPSPVAKPEPPRVQTPPAQEPRVARPPAAKPEVARPAPAQPAQPAPAPPAVRTEPPRPLASTTRATQGTQGPMPFGGPGSKAEIRQFSNRGRESLGSTPPAGAPQPAGGSGGPHGGITTGGAPQSPPRGGGPGGGAPQGAPHGSATGGGARPAGGSGGPHGGH; from the coding sequence ATGTATCGATGTTTGACGGTGATGACAGCGATTATCATGGTAACCGCCAGCATCGTGGCAGCGCCTGCACAGCAGCTGTCTCAGGCGCCGGCTAGCGTTTACAATCAGTCGGCTCCTGGACCCTACGCGGTGCCGCAACCCTTCAGCCAGGAACAGCTGGATCAGATGCTCGCCCCCATCGCGCTCTATCCGGATGAGCTTCTGGCGCAGGTGTTGATGGCAGCTACATACCCGGCTGAGGTTGTCCAGGCGGCACGGTGGGTTCAACTTAACGCGCGACTGACTGGGGACCAGCTTGCATGGGCCCTGGAAGAACAGCCGTGGGACCCGAGTGTCAAATCGCTCGTCAATTTCCCCTCGGTCTTGCAGATGATGAACGATAGACTCGACTGGACGCAGCAGCTGGGAGATGCCTTTCTGGCTCAGGAAGAGCAGGTGATGGCAACGGTCCAGCAACTCAGGCAGCGGGCCTGGGCTCAAGGGTATCTCGCGAACACGAGTGAGCAAACAGTCTTTGTCGATCCGCAGACGCAGCAGATCGTCATCCAACCGGTAGTCCCGCAGATCATCTACGTGCCGGTATATGACCCAATGGTAGTTTACGGCCCGTGGTGGTGGCCCGCGTACCGACCTTATTACTATCACCCCCGGGGAGTGGTCATCAGAGGTGTCTTCGGCTTCGGTCTCGGAATCCGGATTGGCGTGGCGTGGGGCTATGCATGGGGCGGCTTTGACTGGCATCGTCATAACGTCATCATCAACGCTGAACAGAACATACGCATCAATAACCATATCGACATAAACAGGTATGTAACCCGCGCGACGGTCGAAGGCAGGGATAGGGGCACGTGGAAACATGACCCTGTGCACAGACAAGGAGTGGCCTACCGGACTCCGGCCGTCGCTGAGAAGTATGGTCGAGGACCTCGCCCGGGAGCCGATACTCGACGCGACTACAGAGGCTTTGAGCAACCCCGTGGATCAGCCGCTCCTCAGGCCAGGCTCGAGCCACCGCACGGGGCACCAGCTCCTCAAGCGCAGCAGCCGCGAGTCACACCATCCCCTGTTGCCAAGCCTGAGCCGCCGAGAGTTCAGACTCCTCCTGCCCAGGAACCGCGTGTTGCGCGGCCCCCTGCGGCTAAGCCAGAGGTGGCGCGGCCTGCGCCTGCGCAACCGGCGCAACCGGCACCAGCTCCGCCTGCTGTGCGGACTGAGCCTCCGCGGCCGTTGGCAAGTACCACTCGTGCTACACAGGGAACACAAGGACCCATGCCGTTTGGTGGGCCCGGTTCGAAAGCTGAGATACGGCAGTTCAGTAACAGGGGCCGCGAAAGCCTCGGCAGCACGCCTCCGGCAGGAGCGCCGCAGCCCGCAGGTGGCAGCGGCGGCCCGCACGGCGGAATTACCACGGGGGGCGCTCCACAAAGCCCACCTCGTGGTGGAGGTCCGGGTGGCGGCGCGCCCCAGGGCGCTCCTCATGGAAGCGCCACGGGTGGTGGCGCTCGACCCGCAGGTGGCAGCGGCGGCCCGCACGGCGGGCACTGA
- a CDS encoding DUF2950 domain-containing protein, with the protein MLGSENRKEKNSRGKIELLMILLLLGSLLTCGDAYAKISTQKIFSSPQDAVNALIKAVKEADTKSLLAIFGPGSRHIVLSGDPVEDRKGREWFITRYEQKSRLEEETPGTFVLHVGEEEWPLPFPIVKAGNGWRFDIKAGREEIVARRIGRNELSAIQVCLAYVDAQKEYASRRAHQGEGLLEYAQRFVSEPGTEDGLYWETAEGQEQSPIGPLFAAAREEGYGEKPLGGKPAPYHGYLYRIIKAQGKNAPGGAHDYVVQGKMIGGFALIAYPAHYRASGVMTFIVNQDGVVYQKDLGKNTRSVARSMQAFDPDSTWTRAPE; encoded by the coding sequence ATGCTGGGATCTGAAAATAGAAAAGAAAAAAATTCTCGCGGAAAGATAGAGCTTCTCATGATTCTGCTGCTTCTTGGTAGTCTCCTCACGTGCGGCGACGCCTACGCGAAAATTTCCACTCAGAAGATTTTTTCCTCCCCGCAGGATGCAGTCAACGCACTGATCAAAGCGGTCAAGGAGGCTGACACGAAATCACTGCTGGCGATATTTGGTCCTGGGAGCAGGCACATAGTCCTCTCGGGCGATCCGGTAGAAGACAGGAAAGGCCGCGAGTGGTTCATCACGCGTTATGAACAGAAAAGCAGACTCGAAGAAGAAACACCGGGCACGTTCGTGCTTCACGTGGGAGAAGAGGAGTGGCCTCTACCCTTTCCAATAGTCAAGGCCGGGAACGGCTGGAGGTTCGACATAAAGGCAGGTAGAGAGGAGATAGTGGCACGCAGAATCGGCAGAAATGAATTGAGTGCGATCCAGGTGTGCCTTGCTTACGTCGACGCACAGAAGGAATACGCGTCGAGGAGGGCTCACCAGGGAGAGGGACTTCTTGAATATGCGCAACGCTTCGTGAGTGAGCCCGGCACGGAGGATGGCCTCTATTGGGAGACTGCAGAAGGTCAAGAGCAAAGCCCCATCGGGCCTCTCTTTGCGGCTGCACGCGAAGAGGGCTACGGCGAAAAACCCCTGGGTGGGAAGCCTGCGCCGTATCATGGGTATCTTTACAGGATTATCAAGGCCCAGGGCAAGAACGCACCCGGCGGCGCTCACGATTACGTGGTGCAGGGAAAGATGATCGGCGGTTTCGCACTGATAGCCTATCCCGCACATTATCGCGCTTCTGGCGTTATGACATTCATTGTCAATCAGGATGGCGTGGTTTACCAGAAGGACCTTGGGAAGAACACCAGAAGCGTAGCCCGCTCGATGCAAGCATTCGACCCGGACTCCACATGGACCCGCGCACCCGAATGA
- a CDS encoding dodecin family protein — protein MEGSVYNIIELVGTSKTSWEEAAKNAVETASKTLEDLRVAEVIKLDVTVENGKVTGYRVRLNLSFKYHQKK, from the coding sequence ATGGAAGGCAGCGTGTATAACATCATCGAATTAGTAGGCACAAGTAAAACCTCGTGGGAAGAGGCTGCAAAGAATGCAGTCGAAACAGCGTCCAAGACCCTCGAAGACTTGAGGGTTGCCGAAGTAATCAAGCTCGACGTAACTGTAGAAAACGGTAAGGTAACGGGTTACCGGGTGAGACTGAACCTCTCCTTTAAATATCACCAGAAGAAATAG
- the sppA gene encoding signal peptide peptidase SppA produces the protein MKKPCLILVSLVIATGFVASGCGGLKVTIGPDSKEPLKEYTLEGKERGKVLIIPVRGFLSDAPGKSLLGERPGTVQEVVAQLRKAEKDDEIKAVLLEVNSPGGSITASDILYHEIMAFKERTKAKIVAGLMDVATSGGYYISLPADRIVAHPTTITGSVGVIFVNPKVMGLMDKLGVAVEVNKSGKEKDIGSPFRPSTPEEQKIFQELIDRMAKRFLDLVAKHRMMDQTLLSSVSTARIYSAEEALRLKLVDRVGYMSDAIAEAKDMSGLSKDARVVVYRRTKYANDTYYNTSTTLFNGQSPSLIDLNLAEIVPALGPGFYYLWAPGLAGN, from the coding sequence ATGAAAAAGCCGTGTCTTATCCTGGTCTCGTTGGTTATAGCAACTGGATTTGTGGCCTCGGGGTGCGGAGGGCTGAAGGTCACCATAGGGCCGGATTCGAAGGAACCCCTCAAAGAATATACCCTCGAAGGCAAGGAAAGGGGAAAGGTGCTCATTATCCCTGTGAGAGGATTCTTATCGGATGCTCCTGGCAAGAGTCTTCTTGGTGAGCGGCCCGGTACTGTTCAGGAGGTCGTGGCGCAGCTTCGGAAGGCAGAGAAGGATGATGAGATCAAAGCCGTGCTCCTGGAGGTCAATTCACCCGGTGGTTCTATTACAGCAAGCGATATCCTCTATCACGAGATCATGGCGTTCAAAGAACGGACGAAGGCAAAGATTGTGGCGGGACTTATGGATGTGGCGACATCTGGAGGTTATTACATTTCCTTGCCTGCAGACAGGATCGTTGCACATCCTACTACTATTACCGGGTCGGTGGGGGTAATTTTTGTTAATCCCAAAGTGATGGGTCTTATGGATAAGCTTGGGGTGGCGGTTGAGGTGAATAAGTCGGGCAAAGAAAAGGACATAGGCTCGCCTTTTCGCCCCTCCACTCCCGAGGAGCAGAAGATTTTTCAGGAACTCATCGATAGGATGGCGAAGAGGTTCCTTGATCTTGTTGCTAAACACCGCATGATGGACCAGACGTTGCTTTCTTCTGTTTCCACCGCCCGTATTTATTCGGCAGAAGAGGCGTTGCGGCTGAAGCTTGTAGATCGCGTCGGCTATATGAGCGATGCCATAGCCGAGGCGAAAGATATGTCAGGGCTTTCGAAGGATGCCAGGGTAGTGGTCTATCGTCGCACTAAGTACGCCAACGACACATACTATAATACCTCAACTACCTTGTTCAATGGACAGAGCCCGTCTCTTATCGATTTAAATCTTGCGGAAATTGTCCCTGCACTGGGCCCCGGATTCTATTACCTCTGGGCACCCGGGCTCGCCGGCAATTAG
- a CDS encoding class I SAM-dependent RNA methyltransferase, with protein sequence MTTYNLVATSTFGLESVVADELKLLGYTGLKVENGKVSFQGDAHAIARCNIWLRTADRVLIRMAEFAATDFGQLFDRTLAIPWEELIPENGRMHVVGKSVRSTLFSVPDCQSIVKKAVVEAMKRKHRRSWFDESGPTYKIEVALLKDHVTLTVDTSGAGLHKRGYRKAAGEAPIKETLAAGLVLLSRWKPSRILADLFCGSGTIAVEAALIGRNMAPGLNRQFAAERWPHLPEKVWADVRDEARRVSSRDPLAILASDVDPAVLGTARKNARDAGVSDCITFREVAMEKFTSREKFGCIVCNPPYGERTGETTQVEKLCKNLGHMFTRLDGWSMFVLSAYPHFEKFFGRQADRKRKLYNGTIQCYLYQYFGPIPPKTH encoded by the coding sequence GTGACAACGTACAACTTGGTCGCAACATCTACCTTTGGTCTCGAGTCTGTGGTGGCAGATGAACTCAAGCTCCTGGGTTACACCGGCCTCAAGGTGGAGAACGGAAAGGTCTCGTTTCAGGGAGATGCCCATGCCATCGCACGGTGCAATATCTGGCTCAGGACTGCGGACAGGGTGCTGATCAGGATGGCCGAGTTTGCTGCTACAGATTTCGGCCAGCTTTTTGACCGCACCCTTGCAATCCCGTGGGAGGAACTGATTCCTGAAAACGGCCGCATGCATGTGGTCGGTAAATCGGTCAGGTCAACCCTCTTCAGCGTGCCCGATTGCCAGTCGATTGTGAAGAAAGCCGTGGTCGAAGCGATGAAAAGAAAACACCGTCGCAGTTGGTTCGATGAAAGCGGGCCGACATACAAGATTGAAGTCGCGTTGCTCAAGGACCACGTAACGTTAACTGTGGACACCAGCGGAGCAGGGCTTCACAAGAGAGGTTACCGGAAGGCGGCCGGAGAAGCTCCCATCAAAGAAACGCTTGCTGCCGGCCTGGTTCTGCTCTCCAGGTGGAAGCCGTCGAGGATTCTGGCAGATCTGTTTTGCGGTTCAGGTACAATAGCAGTAGAAGCGGCGCTGATCGGCAGGAACATGGCTCCCGGCCTCAACAGGCAGTTTGCTGCTGAAAGATGGCCGCACCTGCCGGAGAAGGTCTGGGCAGATGTAAGAGATGAAGCGCGCAGAGTGTCTTCGCGTGATCCTCTCGCCATACTTGCTTCAGATGTTGATCCAGCAGTGCTGGGGACCGCACGAAAGAATGCGAGGGATGCGGGTGTGAGCGACTGTATAACCTTCCGAGAGGTTGCAATGGAGAAGTTCACGTCCCGCGAGAAATTCGGATGCATCGTCTGCAACCCGCCGTACGGAGAAAGAACAGGGGAGACGACGCAGGTTGAAAAGCTCTGTAAGAATCTAGGCCATATGTTCACGCGCCTGGATGGCTGGTCCATGTTTGTCCTCTCAGCGTACCCCCACTTTGAAAAGTTTTTCGGCAGGCAGGCTGACAGGAAGAGGAAGTTGTATAACGGCACGATCCAATGTTATCTCTACCAGTACTTCGGACCTATCCCTCCAAAAACACATTGA
- a CDS encoding flavodoxin domain-containing protein, whose product MKRVLIAYLSKTGTTETMAQYIAEGVRIGGHAADLKKVSDIKSEKDLLGYDAYIFGCPTYFLDMPESFVKFLGIAGKASLEGKIGGAFSSRAHPSSGEGIGPAKSIFQTMESQFRMRMTNLGPFDLQGGLTEHEHDMHTCQDYGKAVAAMLGA is encoded by the coding sequence ATGAAAAGAGTTCTGATTGCGTATCTCAGCAAAACCGGTACCACTGAAACAATGGCGCAGTATATTGCCGAAGGCGTGAGGATTGGCGGTCACGCGGCGGACCTGAAAAAGGTCTCAGACATCAAGAGCGAAAAAGACCTGTTGGGCTATGACGCTTATATTTTCGGATGTCCTACCTACTTTCTGGACATGCCAGAGAGTTTCGTAAAGTTTCTCGGTATAGCCGGCAAGGCGAGCCTGGAAGGAAAGATCGGCGGTGCCTTCAGTTCGCGGGCTCATCCATCGAGTGGCGAGGGCATCGGCCCTGCGAAAAGCATTTTTCAGACGATGGAATCGCAGTTTAGGATGAGGATGACGAATCTCGGCCCGTTCGATCTCCAAGGGGGGCTGACTGAACACGAGCATGATATGCACACGTGCCAGGATTACGGGAAGGCGGTCGCCGCAATGCTGGGGGCGTAG
- a CDS encoding [Fe-Fe] hydrogenase large subunit C-terminal domain-containing protein yields the protein MLTEKSHLIPRRREHVPTIEISHKKCRRCFFCIQICPAKAIKLEKETLRVLPERCVFCGSCLKACPQQALYYYSGCDKVREFLADKRKTVAILDPSFPAVFEGASPRQLVTILKNVGFTEVWEGAFGADLVSRAYLKQLTLDGLLREHPEYEEVYKPLISTFCPVIVFYVQKYFTHLIPSLAPIVSPMIAAGRVARRIRPAWKVVYVTSCFAQMREVRSPEVAGAIDEVITIREVNELIEETRGSRRKMEECDFDGPRPYLGRVVPMVGGFYRSMGSTFDVMMDDVSVTGGPKRAVGALGQLATGHIKAKFLDVVYCEGCIDGPFVERELFLLGRRQIIARYAESELGKTNVPKIMIELDQFADIDLHRTFLNMEEQLPTPTEEQIRTILKKIDKLPPNHNLDCRACGYPTCRDKAIAVAQGIAEADMCMPYLLEQSKRIYQQLEKSHRELQLSHQELEQAQTQLIRTEKLASLGQLAAGVAHEINNPLGTITIYAHLLLKSMDKDDPRREDVELIVSEGNRAKEIVQGLLSFARERKLRPGPVNLNDLLDDVLGLVVNQSLFQNIKIKKSLLQDLPTIVADETQLKQVFLNIILNAAQAMEGNGRLSITTGTERKQIRVKIRDTGPGIPPEVRKNIFSPFFTTKEKGTGLGLAISYGIIERHNGKIDVETELGKGSTFIISLPTSTGEEQRTEDVGTSNMGVQNTTSGRRDYGEQNQDSTGR from the coding sequence GTGCTTACAGAAAAGTCTCATTTGATACCGCGTCGAAGAGAGCATGTCCCTACCATAGAAATCAGTCATAAGAAGTGTCGCCGCTGTTTCTTTTGCATCCAGATATGTCCCGCCAAGGCTATCAAGCTGGAGAAGGAAACGCTCAGGGTTCTTCCTGAGCGCTGTGTTTTCTGTGGAAGCTGTCTGAAAGCCTGCCCGCAACAGGCGCTCTATTATTACAGCGGATGTGACAAGGTGAGAGAGTTTCTCGCCGATAAGAGGAAAACTGTTGCCATTCTGGACCCCTCATTTCCTGCTGTTTTCGAGGGGGCGTCGCCCAGGCAGCTTGTCACGATACTCAAAAATGTGGGCTTTACCGAAGTGTGGGAAGGAGCTTTTGGCGCGGACCTCGTGAGTCGCGCGTATCTCAAGCAGCTCACACTTGATGGGCTCTTGCGGGAGCATCCTGAATACGAAGAGGTATATAAACCCCTCATATCAACCTTTTGCCCTGTTATTGTCTTCTACGTACAGAAGTACTTTACGCACCTTATACCGAGCCTGGCGCCGATCGTCTCTCCGATGATTGCAGCGGGAAGGGTGGCTCGCCGCATAAGGCCTGCATGGAAGGTAGTTTACGTTACCTCCTGCTTTGCCCAGATGAGAGAGGTGCGTTCGCCTGAGGTGGCGGGTGCGATCGACGAGGTGATTACCATCAGGGAAGTGAACGAGCTGATCGAGGAGACTCGTGGCAGTCGCCGAAAGATGGAGGAGTGCGATTTCGATGGTCCGAGGCCGTATCTTGGCCGGGTCGTGCCGATGGTTGGCGGATTCTACCGGTCTATGGGCAGCACTTTCGATGTCATGATGGATGATGTCAGCGTGACTGGTGGGCCTAAGCGGGCCGTGGGCGCGCTGGGCCAACTGGCCACCGGTCACATCAAGGCCAAGTTCCTGGACGTCGTCTACTGCGAGGGCTGTATAGATGGCCCTTTCGTAGAGCGCGAACTCTTCCTCCTGGGGCGCCGACAGATAATCGCTCGGTATGCGGAAAGCGAATTGGGAAAGACAAACGTTCCGAAGATCATGATTGAGCTTGATCAATTCGCAGACATTGATCTGCATCGCACGTTCCTCAACATGGAGGAGCAGCTACCAACGCCGACAGAAGAGCAGATACGGACCATTCTCAAGAAAATAGACAAACTTCCACCCAACCATAACCTGGACTGCCGGGCCTGCGGTTATCCTACGTGCCGTGACAAGGCCATAGCCGTGGCGCAGGGGATAGCAGAAGCCGACATGTGCATGCCGTATCTCCTCGAGCAGAGTAAGAGGATTTACCAGCAGCTTGAAAAATCACACCGGGAGTTGCAACTGTCGCATCAGGAACTGGAGCAGGCGCAAACTCAACTCATCAGAACAGAAAAGCTGGCCTCATTGGGACAATTGGCCGCAGGCGTTGCGCACGAGATTAATAATCCGCTGGGTACCATAACAATTTATGCGCACCTTCTCTTGAAGAGCATGGACAAGGACGATCCGCGGCGGGAGGACGTGGAACTGATAGTGAGTGAAGGGAACCGCGCCAAGGAGATAGTACAGGGGCTGCTCAGCTTCGCGAGAGAGAGGAAGCTCAGGCCTGGTCCTGTCAATCTCAACGATCTCCTGGACGACGTACTGGGCTTGGTGGTAAATCAGTCTCTGTTCCAGAACATCAAGATCAAGAAATCGCTTTTACAGGATTTGCCCACGATAGTGGCTGATGAGACCCAGCTGAAACAGGTTTTTCTCAATATTATTCTCAACGCGGCGCAGGCCATGGAGGGCAACGGAAGGCTCTCGATAACCACTGGCACCGAAAGGAAACAGATAAGAGTCAAGATACGGGATACAGGACCGGGCATTCCTCCGGAAGTCAGGAAGAATATTTTTTCTCCTTTTTTTACGACAAAGGAGAAGGGAACTGGATTGGGACTTGCTATTTCTTACGGTATTATAGAGCGGCACAATGGGAAGATCGATGTTGAAACAGAGCTGGGGAAGGGAAGCACCTTCATTATTTCTCTGCCCACCTCGACAGGGGAGGAGCAGAGAACTGAAGACGTAGGTACAAGTAATATGGGCGTTCAAAACACAACTTCAGGGAGAAGAGACTATGGTGAACAAAACCAAGATTCTACTGGTAGATGA
- a CDS encoding response regulator produces the protein MVNKTKILLVDDDVDFIDLNKAVLENQGFEVSSAFSGREAMDKVRFEKPDLIVLDLMMEKHDSGFIFAKAVKADPLYRNIPILMLTAVASETGFDFSQEMDGYWMKTDDYAAKPLLPDELIKRVTALLERAKKESE, from the coding sequence ATGGTGAACAAAACCAAGATTCTACTGGTAGATGACGATGTTGATTTCATAGACCTGAATAAGGCCGTGCTCGAAAATCAGGGTTTTGAGGTGTCTTCTGCCTTCTCCGGTCGGGAGGCGATGGACAAGGTGAGGTTCGAGAAACCTGACCTCATTGTACTCGACCTTATGATGGAGAAACATGACAGTGGTTTCATTTTCGCTAAGGCGGTTAAAGCTGATCCGCTCTACAGGAATATTCCGATTTTGATGCTGACAGCGGTTGCATCAGAGACTGGATTTGATTTTTCCCAGGAGATGGATGGCTACTGGATGAAGACCGATGATTATGCGGCCAAGCCGCTATTGCCCGACGAACTGATCAAGAGAGTCACTGCTTTGCTGGAGAGGGCAAAGAAGGAGTCTGAATAG
- a CDS encoding ATP-binding protein, whose translation MSEAANILVVDDERGIREGCRRILSAEGFSVDVAGNGKEGWDLVRSGKAYDLLLVDLMMPVMGGLELMDEVTRFDPEVIMIVITGFATIETAVEAMKHGAYDYVPKPFTPDHLMAVVNRGLEKRRLRIQAQRLMEERDQKLLEVAKEETKLRAIVDSMADGILVTNNERQIVLWNPAATRMLNLHEKLESGKDIHEVVPQKELMELIDKAFTPDASQYTAVSEEIELNVPEPRTLMVNVSAVRDNDGQGLGVVSVLRDITVLSEINQVKTQFVTMVTHELRAPLAAIEGYLAAYLQGLAGTDPQATRQMLERAKQRAHALLDMVNDLLEFSRLEAKKTVRRKELLDLASIITNTVELLKGQGEPKGIEFQVDVAEPLPLIEGDRCEMEQLLTNLISNAVKYNIKRGRVMVSAKKSNHALNISVADTGIGIAAEHLPHIFEEFYRVSGPETRYTTGTGLGLSIVKKIVESHFGRIEVESKPDKGTVFTVKLPIKEQRR comes from the coding sequence ATGAGTGAAGCAGCCAATATACTTGTGGTGGACGACGAACGGGGAATCCGGGAAGGTTGCCGGAGAATTTTGTCTGCCGAAGGTTTTTCTGTAGATGTCGCCGGAAACGGTAAGGAGGGTTGGGATCTGGTGCGCTCCGGCAAAGCTTACGATCTTCTGCTTGTTGACCTCATGATGCCGGTCATGGGCGGCCTGGAGCTGATGGACGAAGTAACCCGATTCGACCCCGAGGTAATCATGATCGTGATCACAGGGTTTGCGACTATCGAAACGGCTGTGGAGGCTATGAAACACGGCGCGTACGATTACGTTCCGAAGCCGTTTACGCCTGATCACCTGATGGCCGTTGTGAACCGGGGTCTGGAGAAACGCCGCTTGCGCATACAGGCGCAGCGGCTCATGGAGGAACGGGATCAGAAACTCCTCGAGGTTGCAAAGGAGGAAACAAAACTTCGCGCGATTGTCGACTCCATGGCAGACGGCATTCTGGTGACCAACAACGAACGGCAGATAGTGCTGTGGAACCCTGCTGCCACAAGGATGCTCAACCTGCACGAGAAGCTTGAATCCGGGAAAGATATACATGAGGTGGTCCCGCAAAAAGAACTTATGGAGCTGATTGACAAAGCATTCACTCCTGACGCATCACAGTATACGGCTGTATCAGAAGAGATTGAACTTAATGTGCCCGAGCCACGCACGCTGATGGTGAACGTTTCAGCGGTCAGAGACAATGATGGGCAGGGGCTCGGCGTGGTAAGCGTGCTGCGCGACATTACGGTGCTCTCGGAAATCAATCAGGTGAAGACGCAGTTTGTTACTATGGTCACTCATGAATTGCGTGCACCGTTGGCAGCGATCGAAGGGTATCTGGCCGCATACCTGCAGGGTCTCGCGGGCACTGATCCGCAGGCAACTCGGCAGATGCTGGAGCGGGCTAAGCAGCGTGCTCATGCGCTCCTCGACATGGTTAACGATCTCCTGGAATTCAGTCGACTGGAAGCAAAGAAAACGGTGAGAAGAAAAGAACTGCTTGACCTCGCAAGCATCATCACCAATACTGTTGAGCTCTTGAAGGGGCAGGGCGAGCCAAAGGGAATTGAATTCCAGGTAGATGTGGCGGAGCCTCTCCCCTTGATAGAGGGGGACAGGTGCGAGATGGAGCAATTGCTCACCAACCTCATATCAAACGCCGTCAAGTATAATATCAAACGCGGCAGGGTAATGGTCAGTGCGAAAAAGAGCAATCACGCGCTCAACATCAGCGTGGCAGATACCGGTATCGGCATAGCCGCAGAGCACCTGCCCCACATATTTGAAGAGTTCTACAGGGTGTCGGGACCGGAAACGAGGTACACTACAGGTACGGGATTGGGCCTTTCAATAGTCAAAAAGATTGTCGAATCCCATTTCGGCCGTATTGAAGTAGAGAGCAAGCCCGACAAAGGCACAGTTTTTACAGTCAAGCTTCCCATTAAAGAGCAACGCAGGTGA